The following proteins are encoded in a genomic region of Zea mays cultivar B73 chromosome 9, Zm-B73-REFERENCE-NAM-5.0, whole genome shotgun sequence:
- the LOC100276596 gene encoding uncharacterized protein LOC100276596: protein MGSGKASSPPGPTAGGRGSPPGAAVCCMCGDRGLLPELFRCSACSVRSQHTYCTDRYPKVESYGVCNWCLRADGGVASTSNSPRSAGKAVVQRPAPHGGDKIGSGTSPKAAARGDFASSNLSKPIKKQPQQHAQRLLLRRSASDLGSRVVRTDHDAPPSPGVTTRGRPRVRRYKLLEEVITS, encoded by the exons ATGGGGAGCGGCAAGGCGTCGTCTCCGCCAGGCCCCACTGCCGGCGGGCGCGGCTCGCCGCCAGGTGCCGCCGTCTGCTGCATGTGCGGCGACCGCGGCCTCCTGCCCGAGCTCTTCCGCTGCTCCGCCTGCTCCGTCCGCTCCCAGCACAC ATACTGCACGGATCGGTACCCGAAGGTGGAGTCATACGGCGTCTGCAACTGGTGCCTCAGGGCGGACGGGGGCGTGGCTTCTACTTCTAACTCGCCGAGATCCGCCGGCAAAGCGGTTGTCCAGCGCCCGGCTCCTCACGGCGGTGACAAAATCGGCAGCGGAACATCACCCAAGGCTGCCGCTCGTGGCGACTTCGCGTCTTCCAACCTGAGCAAGCCTATCAAGAAGCAGCCGCAGCAGCATGCGCAGAGGCTGTTGCTGCGGCGGTCGGCGTCGGACCTCGGCAGTCGCGTCGTTCGTACCGACCACGACGCGCCGCCTTCGCCCGGCGTTACTACGCGTGGCAGGCCGAGGGTCCGGAGGTACAAGCTCCTGGAAGAGGTGATCACTAGCTAG